In Strigops habroptila isolate Jane chromosome 2, bStrHab1.2.pri, whole genome shotgun sequence, one genomic interval encodes:
- the TPBGL gene encoding trophoblast glycoprotein-like — MARRQERAAGSGRWLPWLGFALLPLAVPPAAAPGGCPSACYCVATPELVQCRYERLEEPPKELPVTVHNLSIAGSNLSVLPRAAFAARPLPDLRLLRLRHDNIHTIEDMALQGLPALRTLDLSHNPLLSVAAGAFDGVPLLRTLQLNQALLAAPLEDQLALAIRNLSLRRLELAGNALRALPASLLPAGLEELDLRNNSLQRLVAAELRSLDAPGLRGLRLTLGANPLSCDCALRPFLAWLRSAAVARVPDARSLRCAAPPALRGAVLLRLRPEGLVCVDAEGGEPGRLETASYVFFGIVLALIGIVFLMVLYLNRRGIKRWLHNLREACRDQMEGYHYRYEQDADPRCSSAGTPGL; from the coding sequence ATGGCCCGTAGGCAGGAGCGGGCAGCGGGCAGCGGGCGCTGGCTGCCCTGGCTGGGGTTCGCGCTCCTGCCGCTGGCCgtgccccccgccgccgcccccgggGGCTGCCCGTCCGCTTGTTACTGCGTGGCCaccccggagctggtgcagtgccggTACGAGAGGCTGGAGGAGCCGCCGAAGGAGCTGCCGGTCACCGTGCACAACCTCAGCATCGCCGGCAGCAACCTGAGCGTCCTGCCCCGCGCTGCCTTCGCCGCCCGCCCGCTGCCAGACCTCCGCCTGCTCCGCCTGCGCCACGACAACATCCACACCATCGAGGACATGGCCCTGCAAGGGCTGCCCGCGCTGCGCACCCTCGACCTGAGCCACAACCCGCTGCTGTCGGTGGCCGCCGGTGCCTTTGACGGCGTGCCCCTGCTGCGCACGCTGCAGCTCAACCAGGCGCTCTTGGCCGCCCCGTTGGAGGACCAGCTCGCCCTGGCCATCCGCAACCTCAGCCTGCGGCGCTTGGAGCTGGCGGGCAACGCGCTGCGAGCGCTACCGGCCTCCCTGTTACCCGCTGGCTTGGAGGAGCTGGACCTACGCAACAACTCGCTGCAGCGGCTGGTGGCCGCCGAGCTGCGAAGCCTGGATGCTCCGGGTTTGAGGGGCTTGAGGCTCACGTTGGGAGCCAACCCCTTGAGCTGCGACTGCGCCCTGCGCCCGTTCCTGGCCTGGCTGCGCTCCGCCGCCGTTGCCCGCGTTCCCGACGCCCGCAGCCTGCGCTGTGCTGCACCACCGGCGCTGCGCGGGGCTGTCCTGCTGCGCTTGCGGCCCGAGGGGCTGGTGTGTGTGGATGCTGAGGGCGGAGAGCCCGGGAGGTTGGAAACGGCCTCTTATGTCTTCTTCGGCATCGTCTTGGCCCTCATCGGCATCGTGTTCCTCATGGTGCTCTACCTGAACCGCCGCGGCATCAAGCGTTGGCTCCATAACCTCCGCGAGGCTTGTCGTGATCAGATGGAGGGATACCACTACCGCTATGAGCAGGACGCTGATCCACGCTGCTCCAGCGCCGGCACCCCTGGCCTCTGA